A single region of the Neisseria zoodegmatis genome encodes:
- the pdxH gene encoding pyridoxamine 5'-phosphate oxidase, with protein sequence MDLHNIREDYSKQELSEADCDASPLKQFERWLNEAIRAEVNEPTAMNIATVNSDDRPENRQVLLKEVNPQGFVFFTNYHSRKGRALEAHPFAALTFFWPELERQVRIEGRVEKLDATASDEYFESRPYTSRIGAWASEQSQVISGKSVLVTRAAAIGLKHPLHVPRPPHWGGYVVIPDRVEFWQGRPSRLHDRIQYRLEKENWLKERLSP encoded by the coding sequence ATGGACTTACACAATATCCGCGAAGATTACAGCAAACAAGAGCTTTCTGAAGCCGATTGTGATGCCAGCCCGCTGAAACAGTTTGAACGCTGGCTCAACGAAGCCATCCGCGCTGAAGTGAACGAACCAACCGCGATGAATATCGCTACGGTCAATTCAGACGACCGCCCCGAAAACAGACAAGTGCTGTTGAAGGAAGTCAATCCGCAAGGCTTTGTATTTTTTACCAATTACCACAGTAGAAAAGGACGGGCGCTTGAAGCCCACCCTTTCGCCGCCCTCACCTTCTTTTGGCCCGAGTTGGAACGCCAAGTCCGCATTGAAGGGCGGGTGGAAAAATTGGATGCCACCGCATCCGACGAATATTTTGAAAGCCGCCCCTACACCAGCCGCATCGGTGCATGGGCGAGCGAACAAAGCCAAGTGATTTCAGGCAAATCGGTGCTGGTAACACGCGCAGCAGCGATAGGGTTGAAACATCCGCTGCATGTACCGAGACCGCCGCATTGGGGCGGCTATGTGGTTATTCCCGACCGCGTAGAATTTTGGCAAGGTCGCCCCAGCCGCCTGCACGACCGCATCCAATACCGCTTGGAAAAAGAAAATTGGTTGAAAGAGCGGTTGTCGCCATAA
- a CDS encoding DUF4442 domain-containing protein yields the protein MRISTDSAKFTRIMLNFWPPLFFSGIRILELSDDFRYMKATLKDWSSTRNVHGAQFGGSLFALTDASYSAMLNGMIGKRYYVWDKSAHIDFIKPGRGAVFIECRITDEMLHDIYENTKNGEKYLPEIPVRVFDKNGETVAIATRTLYIRLKPTFRPKAKEA from the coding sequence ATGAGAATCAGCACCGACAGTGCAAAATTTACCCGCATCATGCTCAATTTTTGGCCGCCGTTGTTTTTCAGCGGCATCCGCATACTGGAGCTTTCCGACGATTTCCGCTACATGAAGGCAACGCTGAAAGATTGGTCGAGCACGCGCAACGTGCACGGCGCACAATTCGGCGGCAGCCTGTTTGCACTGACCGACGCTTCTTATTCGGCCATGCTCAACGGTATGATCGGCAAGCGTTATTATGTGTGGGACAAATCGGCGCACATCGACTTTATCAAGCCCGGGCGCGGGGCGGTGTTTATCGAGTGCCGCATCACCGATGAAATGCTGCACGATATTTATGAAAACACCAAAAACGGCGAAAAATACCTGCCTGAAATTCCGGTGCGCGTGTTCGATAAAAACGGTGAAACGGTAGCGATTGCAACGCGCACGCTTTATATCCGCTTGAAACCCACGTTTAGGCCGAAAGCGAAAGAAGCGTAG
- a CDS encoding YdcH family protein, which produces MFPEYRDLISKLKQEDAHFARLFNEHNELDDKITGLTNNPVTGGLDEIEELKKQKLHLKDQLYAILQKADKEGK; this is translated from the coding sequence ATGTTTCCAGAATACCGTGATTTAATTTCAAAATTAAAACAAGAAGATGCACACTTTGCCCGTTTGTTTAACGAGCACAACGAGCTTGACGACAAAATCACCGGCTTAACCAACAACCCCGTTACCGGCGGCTTGGATGAAATCGAAGAGCTGAAAAAACAAAAATTACATCTGAAAGATCAGTTGTACGCAATCCTGCAAAAAGCCGACAAAGAAGGCAAATAA
- the ygfZ gene encoding CAF17-like 4Fe-4S cluster assembly/insertion protein YgfZ — MRHTRLPFFSIVRVSGDDRAEFLHNQFSNDINHLAAGQACYATYNTPKGRVIANMLVLNRGDDVLLALAADLAESVVKRLRMFVLRAKVVFDPLPEWGVACELPEGLEPKIAEAPTLSFDAAQENGVWTLELPHGGRLKIGSLSELPEYDAAVENAWNIHEINSGYPWIGAATSESSVAQMLNQHTIGGVHFKKGCYPGQEIIARAQYRGQVKRGLAVLESASLEAPGVAVVSGGAEAGVIINSALTEQGSINLAVIKFLAAKGELADADGNALKQKAVFFKTEDKE; from the coding sequence ATGCGCCACACCCGCCTTCCCTTTTTCAGCATCGTCCGTGTCAGCGGAGATGACCGTGCCGAGTTTTTGCACAATCAATTTTCCAACGACATCAACCATCTGGCTGCCGGACAAGCCTGCTATGCCACCTACAATACGCCCAAAGGCCGCGTGATTGCCAATATGCTGGTTTTAAACCGAGGCGATGACGTGCTGCTGGCCTTGGCTGCCGATTTGGCTGAGAGCGTGGTTAAACGGCTGCGGATGTTTGTGCTGCGTGCGAAAGTGGTTTTTGATCCTCTGCCTGAATGGGGTGTTGCCTGCGAACTGCCAGAGGGGCTCGAGCCGAAAATCGCCGAAGCGCCAACATTGTCTTTTGATGCGGCGCAGGAAAACGGCGTGTGGACGCTAGAACTGCCGCATGGAGGCCGTCTGAAAATCGGCTCTCTGTCAGAACTGCCCGAGTATGATGCGGCCGTAGAAAACGCTTGGAACATACACGAAATAAACAGCGGCTATCCGTGGATTGGTGCCGCAACCAGCGAAAGCAGCGTGGCGCAAATGCTCAATCAACACACCATCGGCGGCGTACATTTCAAAAAAGGCTGCTATCCCGGACAGGAAATCATTGCCCGTGCCCAATACCGCGGTCAGGTAAAACGTGGTTTGGCCGTATTGGAAAGCGCATCGCTCGAAGCGCCGGGCGTGGCCGTTGTGAGCGGGGGTGCGGAAGCCGGTGTGATTATCAACAGCGCGCTAACCGAGCAAGGCAGCATCAATCTTGCTGTGATTAAGTTTTTGGCAGCCAAAGGCGAATTGGCCGATGCCGACGGCAATGCTTTAAAACAAAAAGCCGTTTTTTTCAAAACAGAAGATAAAGAATAA
- the htpX gene encoding protease HtpX, which yields MKRIFLFLLTNIAVLVVISIILSILGVSSNPNDMVSLLIYSAVIGFTGSIISLLMSKTMAKRSVGAEVITQPHNETEAWLLQTVQNQAAQWNLKTPEVAIYHSPEPNAFATGPSKNNSLVAVSTGLLDNMTRDEVEAVLAHEMAHVGNGDMVTLTLIQGVVNTFVVFLARVVSGIVARNDNGETSQGTYFLVSMVLQVVFGFLASFIVMWFSRQREYRADAGAARLVGAPKMIAALQRLKGNASDLPKEMTAMGIASEARDSLLSTHPTLDNRIARLKQL from the coding sequence GTGAAACGTATCTTCTTATTCTTACTGACCAATATTGCCGTGTTGGTTGTCATCAGCATCATTTTGAGCATATTGGGGGTAAGCAGTAACCCCAACGATATGGTCAGCTTGCTGATTTATTCGGCAGTCATCGGCTTTACAGGCTCCATCATTTCGCTGCTGATGTCCAAAACCATGGCCAAGCGTTCCGTAGGTGCCGAGGTCATTACCCAGCCGCACAACGAAACAGAAGCATGGCTGCTGCAAACCGTGCAAAACCAAGCCGCGCAATGGAATTTGAAAACACCCGAAGTGGCGATTTACCACTCTCCCGAGCCGAATGCCTTTGCTACCGGCCCCAGCAAAAACAACTCTTTGGTGGCCGTCAGCACCGGCCTGCTCGACAACATGACCCGCGATGAAGTGGAAGCGGTATTGGCGCACGAAATGGCGCACGTCGGCAATGGCGACATGGTAACGCTGACTTTGATTCAAGGCGTAGTGAATACTTTCGTCGTATTTTTAGCGCGTGTCGTTTCCGGCATCGTAGCGCGTAACGACAACGGCGAAACGTCTCAAGGCACTTACTTCTTGGTCAGCATGGTATTGCAAGTCGTATTCGGCTTTTTGGCCAGCTTTATCGTGATGTGGTTCAGCCGTCAGCGCGAATACCGTGCAGACGCAGGTGCAGCGCGTTTGGTCGGCGCCCCGAAAATGATCGCCGCCTTGCAGCGTTTGAAAGGCAATGCGAGCGATTTGCCGAAAGAAATGACTGCCATGGGCATCGCCAGCGAAGCGCGTGATTCATTGTTGAGTACACACCCAACATTGGATAACCGCATTGCACGTTTGAAGCAGCTGTAA
- the yajC gene encoding preprotein translocase subunit YajC, translating to MIDFAYAADAAQPNFLMSMAPMILIIVVFYFLIMRPQQKKFKAHQAMIAELKVGDKVLLASGFKGTVKKVSEQFFTVEIARGVEVEVERNAVASKVA from the coding sequence ATGATCGATTTTGCTTACGCCGCCGATGCCGCACAACCCAACTTTCTTATGTCGATGGCACCGATGATTTTGATTATCGTGGTGTTTTACTTTTTAATCATGCGTCCTCAGCAAAAGAAATTTAAAGCCCACCAAGCCATGATTGCCGAATTGAAAGTAGGCGACAAAGTGTTGCTGGCTTCCGGTTTCAAAGGCACCGTAAAAAAAGTGAGCGAACAATTTTTCACTGTTGAAATTGCCCGCGGCGTAGAAGTTGAAGTAGAACGCAACGCCGTTGCCAGCAAAGTAGCATAA
- a CDS encoding nitroreductase family protein: MKNAVETMLNHRTYRHFKNTPVPDADIQTIIDCARQAPSWMNGQHYTIINITSPELRQKIVELQPANPQIGTCGVYLIFVADLHRADLCSRAAGGTYTAAGEPDSLITAVTDTALAAQNAVVAAESLSYATCYTGGIRNIAVELVELLKLPKNTFPIVGLCIGEPDVEMKLKPRLPEQTVYAENAYPDDATLSDGLEQYEQTMTAFGEAREKFPYREKFARYYSNTYAPRNIKLMQQQGWLTKMSADSEPS, from the coding sequence ATGAAAAACGCTGTCGAAACCATGCTGAACCACCGCACTTACCGCCATTTTAAAAACACTCCCGTGCCTGATGCCGACATTCAAACCATCATCGATTGCGCCAGACAAGCGCCGTCTTGGATGAACGGCCAGCACTACACGATTATTAACATCACTTCGCCCGAGTTGCGTCAAAAAATTGTTGAATTGCAGCCTGCCAATCCTCAAATCGGCACCTGCGGCGTGTACTTGATTTTTGTGGCGGATCTTCACCGCGCCGACTTGTGCAGCCGTGCGGCCGGAGGCACTTACACCGCGGCAGGCGAGCCGGACAGCTTGATTACGGCGGTAACCGACACGGCATTGGCTGCCCAAAATGCGGTGGTTGCCGCCGAAAGTTTGAGTTACGCCACCTGCTATACCGGCGGTATCCGCAATATTGCGGTGGAGTTGGTCGAACTGCTCAAGCTGCCGAAAAATACCTTTCCGATTGTCGGGCTGTGCATCGGCGAGCCGGACGTTGAGATGAAGCTCAAACCGCGTTTGCCTGAGCAAACCGTTTATGCGGAAAACGCTTATCCCGACGACGCCACGCTTTCAGACGGCCTCGAGCAATACGAGCAAACGATGACGGCGTTTGGTGAAGCGCGTGAAAAATTTCCTTATCGAGAGAAGTTCGCCCGCTATTACAGCAATACTTACGCGCCCAGAAACATCAAGCTGATGCAGCAGCAAGGTTGGTTGACTAAGATGAGTGCGGATTCGGAACCATCTTAA
- the secF gene encoding protein translocase subunit SecF, which produces MELFKIKRDIPFMSYGKLTTFISLVTFIAAVFFLVTKGLNFSVEFTGGTVMEVQYQQGADVNKVRQRLDTLKLGDVQVQALGTNKHIMIRLPNKEGVPSAQLSNNVMDLLKQDTSDTITLRQVEFIGPQVGEELVNNGLLALSMVVIGIIIYLSVRFEWRFAVAAIIANMHDVIIILGFFAFFQWEFSLTVLAGILAVLGYSVNESVVVFDRIRENFRKPHMRNKTVPQIIDNAITATMSRTAITHGSTEAMVLSMLIFGGAALHGFSLALTIGILFGIYSSVLVASPLLLMFGLNRDNLAKQQKQKEEVVV; this is translated from the coding sequence ATGGAATTATTTAAAATCAAACGCGATATTCCGTTTATGAGCTACGGCAAGCTGACCACGTTTATTTCGTTGGTTACCTTTATTGCCGCCGTGTTTTTCCTTGTTACCAAAGGTCTGAATTTTTCGGTTGAATTTACCGGCGGTACCGTTATGGAAGTGCAATACCAGCAAGGAGCGGATGTCAACAAAGTCCGCCAACGCCTTGATACCTTGAAGCTTGGCGACGTGCAGGTGCAGGCACTGGGCACGAATAAGCACATCATGATCCGCTTGCCAAACAAGGAAGGTGTGCCGTCTGCACAACTATCCAACAATGTGATGGACTTATTGAAGCAAGACACTTCCGATACGATTACGTTGCGTCAGGTTGAGTTTATCGGCCCGCAGGTAGGCGAAGAGCTGGTAAATAACGGTCTGTTGGCATTAAGTATGGTTGTTATCGGCATCATTATTTATCTGTCGGTACGGTTTGAATGGCGTTTCGCTGTTGCCGCCATTATTGCCAACATGCACGACGTTATTATCATTCTCGGATTTTTTGCCTTCTTCCAATGGGAGTTTTCCCTCACCGTATTGGCCGGTATCTTGGCCGTGTTGGGGTACTCCGTGAATGAATCGGTGGTGGTGTTCGACCGAATCCGCGAAAACTTCCGCAAACCGCATATGCGCAATAAAACCGTGCCGCAAATCATTGATAACGCCATTACCGCAACCATGAGCCGTACCGCAATCACCCACGGCTCTACCGAAGCTATGGTTCTTTCTATGCTGATTTTCGGCGGTGCTGCCTTACACGGTTTCTCACTTGCCCTAACCATCGGTATTCTGTTCGGCATCTACTCTTCGGTATTAGTTGCCAGCCCCCTGTTGCTGATGTTCGGTCTTAACCGCGACAACTTAGCCAAACAGCAAAAGCAGAAAGAAGAAGTTGTGGTTTGA
- a CDS encoding histone deacetylase family protein translates to MNKIVRYMRLQLRRMLGRQARAAWISHPLFLHYGCGNGHPESAERIKAIEAEIKKQGFWDVFQKIEAAEVSDSQLALIHPRKYLRFLESVQPQPGKIYRIDDDTVMGSGALEAARYAAGAVAAAVDMVMKGEAFHAFCAIRPPGHHAKSDQAGGFCLVNNVAVGVMHAIARFRLERIAVVDFDVHHGDGTAEIFKDDPRVLFLNSYEEDLFPFPNQESTEKPSPYAVNIPLAPNSSSRDFRETVRKHWLPKLLAFQPELVLLSAGFDGHKSDETGRLNLHEADYAWLTHKLIQTASSCKGKIVSVLEGGYTLDSLAKSSAAHLYVLAGLGKPECAVIYDKFLKSEHA, encoded by the coding sequence ATGAACAAAATAGTACGCTATATGCGTTTGCAGTTACGCCGCATGCTCGGGCGGCAGGCAAGGGCGGCTTGGATAAGCCATCCTTTATTTTTGCATTACGGATGCGGGAACGGACATCCTGAATCTGCCGAACGGATTAAAGCAATTGAGGCGGAAATAAAAAAACAAGGGTTTTGGGACGTATTCCAAAAAATCGAAGCGGCCGAAGTATCCGACAGCCAGCTGGCTTTGATTCACCCGCGTAAATATCTGCGCTTTTTGGAATCGGTACAGCCGCAACCGGGGAAAATTTACCGTATCGACGATGATACGGTGATGGGCAGCGGCGCTTTAGAGGCGGCACGTTATGCGGCAGGAGCGGTGGCGGCGGCGGTTGATATGGTGATGAAAGGCGAGGCTTTCCATGCTTTTTGTGCGATACGCCCTCCCGGCCATCACGCCAAAAGTGATCAGGCGGGCGGATTTTGCTTGGTCAACAATGTCGCTGTCGGCGTAATGCATGCGATTGCGCGCTTTCGACTGGAAAGAATTGCCGTTGTCGATTTTGACGTTCATCACGGCGACGGTACGGCTGAAATCTTTAAAGACGACCCCCGTGTGCTTTTTCTCAACAGCTACGAAGAAGATTTGTTTCCCTTCCCAAATCAGGAAAGCACCGAAAAGCCTTCCCCCTATGCAGTCAATATCCCGCTTGCGCCAAACAGCAGCAGTCGCGACTTTAGGGAAACCGTACGCAAACATTGGCTGCCGAAACTGCTTGCTTTTCAGCCTGAGCTGGTTTTGCTTTCTGCCGGCTTTGACGGTCATAAATCGGATGAAACAGGCCGTCTGAATCTGCATGAGGCCGATTATGCGTGGCTAACCCACAAGCTTATTCAGACGGCCTCAAGCTGCAAAGGCAAAATTGTTTCTGTATTGGAAGGCGGCTATACTTTGGATAGTTTGGCAAAATCATCAGCGGCGCATTTGTATGTTTTGGCCGGACTGGGCAAGCCTGAATGTGCTGTTATTTACGATAAGTTTTTAAAATCTGAGCATGCTTAA
- the secD gene encoding protein translocase subunit SecD, with amino-acid sequence MNRYPLWKYLLIAFTIILGIVYTLPNLFGETPAVQISTNRQSIVINEQTEARVASALQTANIPTDGMFIAGNSLKVRFKDTETQLKARDVIEKTLGDGYITALNLLADSPEWMSKINANPMFLGLDLRGGVHFTMQVDMKAAMQKTFDRYAGDIRRELRRQKIRTGTIRQTENSLTVPFQDAADLQKALPQLKSFFPEATLTPQGNELVLSLSEEAINKVRTDALKQNISTLHNRVNELGVAEPVIQQAGAERIVVQLPGVQDTAKAKDIIGRTATLEVRMVSDDPAQVQAALSGNVPAGYDLLYTAGEHPQPTLVNKQVELTGDNINDAQPGFDDKGAPAVNINLDSAGGSIFADLTAQNVNKRMAMVLIDQGKAEVVTAPVIRSAITGGRVQISGSMSTAEANDTSLLLRAGSLAAPMEIVEERTIGPSLGKENIEKGFNSTLWGFAAVALFMIVYYRLFGFFSVIALSTNILFLIAILSALQATLTLPGIAALALTLGMAIDSNVLINERIREELRAGVPPQQAINLGYQHAWATIVDSNITSLIAGIALLIFGSGPVRGFAVVHCLGILTSMYSSVVVSRSLVNLWYGGRRKLQHISIGSVWKPNTETAGKE; translated from the coding sequence ATGAACCGCTATCCGCTTTGGAAATACCTGCTGATTGCTTTCACCATTATTTTGGGCATTGTTTATACCTTGCCCAATCTGTTTGGCGAAACGCCCGCAGTACAAATCTCAACCAACCGCCAGTCGATCGTGATCAACGAACAAACCGAAGCGCGCGTCGCATCTGCGCTTCAGACGGCCAATATTCCGACTGACGGAATGTTTATTGCGGGAAACTCACTGAAAGTACGTTTTAAAGACACCGAAACCCAGCTCAAAGCGCGTGACGTGATTGAGAAAACATTGGGCGACGGCTACATCACCGCGCTCAATCTGTTGGCCGACAGCCCCGAATGGATGTCTAAAATCAATGCCAATCCTATGTTTTTGGGCTTAGACTTGCGCGGCGGCGTGCATTTCACCATGCAGGTGGATATGAAAGCCGCCATGCAGAAAACGTTTGACCGCTATGCCGGCGATATCCGCCGCGAATTGCGTCGTCAAAAAATCCGCACGGGCACCATCCGCCAAACAGAAAACAGCCTGACCGTTCCTTTCCAAGATGCCGCCGATCTGCAAAAAGCATTGCCTCAGCTGAAAAGCTTTTTCCCTGAAGCTACGCTGACTCCTCAAGGCAACGAATTGGTGTTGAGTCTTTCTGAAGAAGCCATCAATAAAGTCCGCACCGACGCTTTGAAGCAAAACATCTCTACTTTGCACAATCGTGTGAATGAATTGGGCGTGGCCGAACCGGTGATTCAGCAAGCAGGTGCGGAGCGCATTGTCGTGCAACTGCCCGGCGTTCAGGATACCGCCAAAGCCAAAGACATTATCGGCCGAACCGCCACTTTAGAAGTGCGCATGGTATCCGATGATCCTGCCCAAGTTCAGGCGGCCCTATCCGGCAACGTGCCTGCCGGCTACGACTTGCTCTATACCGCAGGCGAGCATCCCCAACCTACTCTTGTTAACAAACAGGTTGAGCTTACCGGCGATAACATCAACGATGCGCAACCCGGTTTTGACGACAAAGGCGCTCCTGCCGTTAACATCAATCTGGACAGCGCAGGTGGCAGCATTTTTGCCGACTTAACTGCCCAAAACGTGAATAAACGCATGGCAATGGTGTTGATCGACCAAGGCAAAGCCGAAGTGGTTACCGCTCCGGTTATCCGTTCTGCCATTACCGGCGGCCGCGTACAAATTTCTGGCAGCATGTCCACCGCAGAAGCCAACGATACTTCCCTGCTTTTGCGCGCAGGCTCGCTGGCTGCGCCTATGGAAATCGTGGAAGAACGCACCATCGGCCCTTCTTTAGGTAAAGAGAATATCGAAAAAGGCTTTAACTCCACATTATGGGGTTTTGCCGCCGTAGCCTTGTTTATGATCGTTTATTACCGCTTGTTCGGCTTCTTCTCCGTAATTGCTCTTTCAACCAATATCCTGTTTTTAATTGCTATTTTGTCAGCTCTGCAAGCCACATTGACCTTGCCGGGTATTGCCGCTTTGGCTTTGACTTTGGGTATGGCAATCGACTCCAACGTATTGATTAACGAGCGTATCCGCGAAGAACTCCGCGCAGGCGTGCCGCCGCAACAAGCCATTAACCTCGGTTATCAGCACGCTTGGGCAACGATTGTCGATTCCAACATCACATCGTTGATTGCCGGTATCGCCTTGCTGATTTTCGGTTCCGGCCCGGTTCGCGGTTTTGCCGTAGTACATTGTTTGGGCATTCTTACCTCTATGTACTCTTCGGTTGTCGTGTCCCGTTCATTGGTTAACCTTTGGTACGGCGGCCGCCGCAAACTGCAACATATTTCCATCGGCTCGGTGTGGAAACCCAATACCGAAACAGCCGGTAAGGAGTAA
- a CDS encoding 1-acylglycerol-3-phosphate O-acyltransferase, with protein MSQQKAPFTLRLARLAKLAVWLFKTGRNLSNIDGNNPNEREQALITLGSTALQAVGAKLNVTTPPEHFSVTGTLVVANHVSWLDIFAMSALFPSSFIAKQEISNWPVLGKMGRNAGTVFINRNSRKDVEPINQAITAALKNGQNVSFFPEAKTSSGMDVLPFKAALFQSALDSGAPVQTVVLRYYDHLGRRTTMPSYADVNLLTSLWRVVSMPELHIHVDFGKPITSEEYQGQDRFALKEAAEAYVRKKVLEDSPDPEAV; from the coding sequence ATGTCCCAGCAAAAAGCCCCTTTCACCTTACGTTTGGCCCGCTTGGCCAAGCTCGCCGTTTGGCTGTTTAAAACCGGCCGCAATCTGAGCAATATCGACGGCAACAATCCCAACGAGCGCGAACAGGCCTTGATTACGCTCGGCTCCACCGCTTTGCAGGCGGTCGGCGCCAAACTCAACGTGACCACGCCGCCCGAACATTTCAGCGTTACCGGCACTTTGGTTGTGGCCAACCATGTGTCTTGGCTGGACATTTTCGCCATGAGCGCCCTCTTTCCCAGCAGCTTCATCGCCAAACAGGAAATCAGCAACTGGCCGGTATTGGGCAAAATGGGACGCAACGCAGGCACGGTGTTCATCAACCGCAACTCGCGCAAAGATGTCGAACCGATTAACCAAGCCATTACCGCAGCATTGAAAAACGGCCAAAACGTCAGCTTTTTCCCCGAAGCCAAAACCTCTTCCGGTATGGACGTTTTACCCTTTAAAGCCGCCCTCTTCCAATCCGCCCTAGACAGCGGCGCCCCCGTGCAAACCGTGGTTTTGCGCTATTACGACCATTTAGGCCGACGCACCACCATGCCTTCCTACGCCGATGTCAACCTGCTTACCTCGCTCTGGCGCGTGGTCTCCATGCCCGAACTGCACATTCATGTGGATTTCGGCAAACCGATTACCAGCGAGGAATATCAAGGCCAAGACAGATTTGCATTGAAAGAAGCCGCCGAAGCCTATGTGCGCAAAAAAGTTTTGGAAGACAGCCCCGACCCCGAAGCGGTTTAG
- a CDS encoding FMN-binding glutamate synthase family protein, giving the protein MAKDEPKPTNTHSANYGFLIMPRYGLLWLFGALTVFSLLFQIWWLFAISLAFSLLGIHDVTQRRHAILRNYPIGGHIRFLLENFRPEIRQYFLEDDQEQVPFSRQQRSLVYQRAKNLDSTTAFGSINDLNKTGSEWFLHSGNSHKIDNHDFRVRVGNERCLQPYDLSVFNISAMSFGALSAAAIEALNSGAKMGGFAHDTGEGSISPYHKKHGGDLIWELGTGYFGCRDEHGNFNPKTFAERASLEQVKMIEIKLSQGAKPGKGGVLPASKITEEIARTRDIPIGVDCISPASHPAFSTPRELVKFWQQLRELSGGKPVGFKLCIGMPWEFMAIVKAMIEEDNYPDFIVVDGAEGGTGAAPVEFMDSIGMPLVDALIFVQNTLVGAGIRDKIKVGVSGKLVSGFDIAKMMSLGADWCNSARGFMFAVGCIQSRSCHTNKCPTGVATQDPSRQKALDVPDKSQRVKNFHANTLKALADIVGSAGLDHPQQLKPHHIVRRQPDGWIKLLSEHYQFIQPGSLLSGDCGRRVLDDMWHLADPDSFQAMGIADQIINAENMRNIKQ; this is encoded by the coding sequence ATGGCGAAAGACGAACCCAAACCAACCAATACCCATTCTGCCAATTACGGCTTTTTGATTATGCCGCGCTACGGCCTGCTGTGGCTGTTTGGCGCACTGACCGTATTCAGCCTGCTGTTTCAAATTTGGTGGCTGTTTGCCATTTCGTTGGCGTTTTCGCTGCTGGGCATACACGACGTTACCCAAAGACGCCACGCGATTCTGCGCAACTATCCCATCGGCGGACACATTCGTTTTCTGCTGGAAAACTTCCGCCCCGAAATCCGCCAGTATTTCTTGGAAGACGATCAAGAGCAGGTGCCGTTTTCGCGCCAGCAGCGTTCGCTGGTTTACCAGCGGGCAAAAAATCTCGACAGCACAACGGCTTTCGGCAGCATCAACGATTTGAACAAAACCGGCAGCGAGTGGTTTTTGCATTCGGGCAACAGCCACAAAATCGACAACCATGATTTCCGTGTGCGTGTCGGCAACGAGCGCTGTCTGCAACCTTACGACTTATCCGTATTCAACATTTCCGCCATGAGTTTCGGCGCACTTTCCGCTGCCGCCATCGAAGCGCTCAACAGCGGCGCGAAGATGGGCGGTTTTGCCCACGACACCGGCGAAGGCAGCATCAGCCCTTACCATAAAAAACATGGTGGCGATCTGATTTGGGAGTTGGGTACGGGTTATTTCGGCTGCCGCGACGAGCACGGCAATTTCAATCCTAAAACCTTCGCCGAACGCGCTTCGCTTGAGCAAGTAAAAATGATTGAAATCAAGCTGTCGCAAGGCGCGAAGCCGGGCAAAGGCGGCGTGTTGCCCGCATCTAAAATCACCGAAGAAATCGCACGCACGCGCGACATTCCCATCGGCGTGGACTGTATTTCTCCGGCCAGCCATCCCGCTTTTTCCACACCGCGCGAGTTGGTGAAATTCTGGCAGCAGCTGCGCGAATTGTCCGGCGGCAAGCCTGTGGGCTTCAAACTCTGCATCGGTATGCCGTGGGAGTTTATGGCGATTGTTAAAGCCATGATTGAAGAAGACAACTATCCCGACTTCATCGTGGTGGACGGCGCGGAAGGCGGCACCGGCGCGGCGCCTGTTGAGTTTATGGACTCCATCGGTATGCCTCTGGTTGATGCCTTGATTTTCGTGCAAAACACATTGGTCGGCGCCGGCATCCGCGACAAAATCAAAGTCGGCGTGAGCGGCAAATTGGTGAGCGGTTTCGACATCGCCAAAATGATGAGCTTGGGCGCCGACTGGTGTAACAGCGCGCGCGGCTTCATGTTTGCCGTCGGCTGCATCCAATCGCGTTCCTGTCACACCAACAAATGCCCCACCGGCGTGGCCACGCAAGATCCGTCGCGTCAGAAAGCTTTGGACGTGCCGGACAAATCCCAACGCGTGAAAAACTTCCACGCCAACACTTTAAAAGCACTTGCCGATATCGTCGGCAGCGCGGGATTGGATCATCCGCAGCAGCTGAAACCTCACCACATCGTGCGCCGCCAGCCCGACGGTTGGATCAAACTGTTGTCGGAGCATTATCAATTCATCCAACCCGGCTCGCTGTTGAGCGGCGATTGCGGGCGCAGGGTGTTGGACGATATGTGGCATTTGGCCGACCCCGACAGCTTCCAAGCGATGGGGATTGCCGACCAAATCATCAATGCGGAAAATATGCGCAATATCAAACAGTAA